A region of the Mesoterricola sediminis genome:
CGAGGTGGTGGCGGCCGTCCTGCGCGTCATGGCGCGGTCCGCAGGGTCTCCAGGCTGAGCCGTCCCGCCGCCAGATCCTCCTTGGCCGCGTGGGAGAGCCGCTTGACGGCGCGCTCCAGGCGCAGGGCCTCGCCGCGGGTGCCGACGGGGGCCTGGAAGAGGAGGGCCTGGTCCGCGCGGCCCCGGGTGAACTTGGCGCCACGGCCAGCCGCATGGGCTGCCGTGCGTGCGGCCACGTCGGTGGTGATGCCCGTGTAGATGCACCGGCCGCACCGGAGCAGGTAGAGGTGCCAGAGGGCCGCGCTCATTCCGCCAGGGCCTCCTGGATGGCCCGCCGGGTGAGGTCCTCGCTCCAGCCCAGCCAGCGCTGCCGGATCCGGCCCTGCCGGTCGATGACGAAGTTCATGGGGAAGCGGCTGAGCGTCCCCAGGGGCCGGGCCCCCTTGGGCCCCTCGGCGATGGCCGGCGCGAAATCGAAGGCCCATTGGAACCCCTGGGTGTAGCTGCCCAGGTCCTCCATCGGCAGGCCGGAGGGGATCATGAGGACGAACCCGGCCACGGCCGGGTCCTCCCCCTGGGCCAGGTGGGCCATGAAGGGCCGGCACTCCCGCACCGCCGGATGGCGGCCGTCCACCACGAGCAGGTAGACCACCCGGCCCCGGAAGTCCCCCAGGGAAAAGCGGCCCGAGCGCTCGTGGATGTGGTCCTCCACCGAAAAGGCGACGCTCCGCACGTCCGGGCGCAGCCAGCCCGGGATGGCCCGGCCGGGACCGGTGCCCCGGGGCGGATGGATGCGTCCCACGACACCCCAGGCGACCCGGGCAGGATCCGGTCGCCAGGCGCCCAGGCCGAAGAAGAAGAGGTCCAGGGCCACGTAAGCGAAGAGGGCCCCGGCCCCGATCAGCAGGGACGCGGCCATCCGGAAGCCCACGCCCTCCCGCCGGAGTTCCCGGTACGAGGCCGC
Encoded here:
- a CDS encoding GIY-YIG nuclease family protein, yielding MSAALWHLYLLRCGRCIYTGITTDVAARTAAHAAGRGAKFTRGRADQALLFQAPVGTRGEALRLERAVKRLSHAAKEDLAAGRLSLETLRTAP
- a CDS encoding SEL1-like repeat protein, whose amino-acid sequence is MDGAALERRLIGLCRRRWWLHRWLDPLYARAARKGDLALVREDADRLGDAADVARLQGRADAEDLAERAMARWQQLADGGDPEAAFRLAEAHRTGFGRPRNHWKALDHYRLALDRGHPEAAGRLQALEAGEPIVDGASEAKARQALLRAVYGEAAGARRARAAAASYRELRREGVGFRMAASLLIGAGALFAYVALDLFFFGLGAWRPDPARVAWGVVGRIHPPRGTGPGRAIPGWLRPDVRSVAFSVEDHIHERSGRFSLGDFRGRVVYLLVVDGRHPAVRECRPFMAHLAQGEDPAVAGFVLMIPSGLPMEDLGSYTQGFQWAFDFAPAIAEGPKGARPLGTLSRFPMNFVIDRQGRIRQRWLGWSEDLTRRAIQEALAE